In a single window of the Anaerocolumna cellulosilytica genome:
- a CDS encoding ABC transporter ATP-binding protein yields the protein MDNNIEIKLGNVGMIYQADSNEVTALTGVSLNIQKGEFISLLGPSGCGKTTLLRIVADLLKSTSGEVLIEGNTPETARLDRKYGMVFQSPVLYQWRTVRKNIELPLELMKVKKEDRRARAEKMLELVGLSKFADHYPHQLSGGMQQRVGIARALAIRPEILLMDEPFSALDEFTREKLHEDLLRIWSKTNKTVIFVTHNIAEAVFLSDRVCVLSPHPGRLSAVVDINLSRPRTQDIKDSHEFTALVSKVRNSFEGV from the coding sequence ATGGACAACAATATTGAGATAAAACTAGGCAACGTAGGAATGATATATCAGGCAGACAGTAATGAGGTCACGGCTTTAACCGGGGTAAGCCTGAATATACAAAAAGGGGAATTTATCTCACTGTTAGGTCCTTCTGGATGTGGTAAAACAACGCTTCTTAGAATTGTAGCGGATTTGTTAAAATCCACTTCGGGTGAAGTACTAATAGAAGGGAATACCCCTGAAACCGCAAGGCTTGACAGGAAATATGGGATGGTTTTCCAAAGTCCTGTATTATATCAATGGCGTACTGTGAGAAAAAACATTGAGTTACCTTTAGAGCTAATGAAGGTTAAAAAAGAGGATAGAAGGGCAAGAGCTGAAAAAATGTTGGAGCTGGTTGGTTTGTCAAAATTTGCAGATCATTATCCGCATCAGTTAAGCGGTGGTATGCAGCAACGTGTGGGAATCGCAAGAGCTTTAGCCATCCGTCCAGAAATCCTTCTAATGGATGAACCTTTCTCTGCTTTAGATGAATTTACCAGAGAGAAACTCCATGAAGATTTACTTCGTATCTGGAGTAAAACGAACAAAACAGTTATTTTTGTAACACATAATATCGCCGAAGCAGTATTTTTATCTGACCGTGTCTGTGTATTATCGCCCCATCCGGGCAGATTATCCGCAGTTGTTGATATTAATCTATCAAGGCCAAGAACTCAGGACATAAAGGATTCCCATGAATTCACCGCTTTAGTCTCTAAGGTAAGAAATAGTTTTGAGGGGGTTTGA